The stretch of DNA CCCGGAAAATAATTCCGTCGCCAAATACCACGGCCCGCTCCGTCAGTCGCTGGTTTACGTTGTTACCCAGAATCACTTTCAGACCGAAGTCTTCGCTGAGGGATTTGGTTGCGGTGATTAACAGCGTGTTGTCGATTTCCTGGCGGTAAATATTATCGTTGGTAACGTTGCCATTCGGGAAATAGTCGCCCCCTTTGCCGTTGACCACTACGCGCCGGTCGGTGTAGGCGTTGAAGCCAATGGTATTCTGAATATTCAGCCAGGGCAGCACGTCGGTGCCCAACACCATGTTGCCGTAATAGCGGTCTACCTTGCTGGTGGTGGGGCTGTTTTGCACCGACCAGTAGGGGTTGTCGGTGCCAACGCGGTCGTACACATTGTTGCCGTTCAGCGGGTTCGTGTTCGGAAAGCCCGTGAGATCGAAGCTCGTCGGTACAAACAGCAGGATGTCCATGATAGATGCTCCTGCGCCGTTTGCCGCCGTCACCTGGGGTGATACCTGATTGGTATTCACGTAGTTGAGCGATCCGCTGACGTAAAACTTATTGTCGAGCTGGGCGTTGCCGCCGATGTTGATGCCGGTACGGGTAATTTCATTTTCCGGCACTACCCCCTGATTGCCCGTCCGCGACAGTCCTACGGTCAGGTTGCCCTTCTCGCCCCCGGTCGATACCGACAGTGCGTTCTCGAAGACGTTGCCCGTTCGGAAAAAATTCTTCGCGTTGTTCTGTGAATACGACTGGTACGGCACCTGAACGGGTGTTCGGCCATCGGCCTGATAGAACTCTGGAAATACCGAGACCGGGTAGCGGTTGTTGGTCGTAAGCGGGTGCGGAATGGTAGCCCGCGTCGGAATCAGGCTGGATACGCCCTGATACGGTGGTCCCCACGACCCAAACACGCCACTCCGGTAGTCGAAGTTGGTGCCTTGCCCGTAACGGGTCTGGTACTCCGGCAAACCGGCTACCGTTTCGATGGAATAGCCTGTGTTATAGGTGATTTCCAGCCCTTTTCGGCTCTGACTTTTTCCGGCTTTGGTCGTAACGATTATGGCTCCGTTGGCCGCCCGCGACCCGTAGAGCGCGGCTGCTGCGGCTCCTTTCAGCACGGTCATGGTCAGGATGTTGTTCGGGTCTAAGTCGAAGGCCCGGTTGGTGATCGTGGACCCGCCCACGGTGCCGTCGGTGCCGCCGAAACTGGAGTTGTCGAACGGCACGCCATCGACTACAAACAGCGGCTGGTTGTTGTTGCCCAGCGACGAATTGCCCCGAATGGTGATGTTGGTAGCTCCGCCAGCCGCCCCACCCGACCCCTGAACGTTGACCCCTGCCACTTTCCCCGTCAAGGCCCGCAGTGGATCGGGTTCGGAGCGTTGGGCGAGTTTGGCGGCATCGAGTGTGGTGACGGCATAGCCGAGTGCGTTTTTGTCGCGTTTGATCCCGGCGGCTGTTACAACCACTTCGCTCAACTGCTTGGTATCGACGGTCAGCACAACGTCGACCACGTCTTTGTTGCCAACGACGACTTCCTGCGGTCGGAAACCTACCGACGAAAACACCAGCGTGGCATTTCGTTCGGGAACGTTGATCTGATACGTTCCCTGCGCATCGGTGACTGTACCCTGCGTACCGCCTTTTACCGTGATGGTCGTGCCGGGCAAGGCCGATTTTTCAGCAGCATCCGTAACCCGCCCCCGCACCACGCGCTGCTGCGCCAGAGCGACAACGGGCAACGTCAGAACAAGCAGAAATAAACATGTTTTCATAGAGATTGATCATAGATTTTGAGAGGGGACATTTTAAATCAGATTGAATTTATGTGTTTTTATTCGTCGCTATCACAATATCACAGCATAAAATTTTAATTTGTTTTTAATATTCAAAATTTTCTTTTTTAATGTCTATTTACTTTATCCCCAACAAGCATTTATGTGTATGAGTGTAAAAAAACAGCCTATCCGAAGGCAGGCTGTTCTGAATAATAATATGAAATTGAATCAGGTATGACGTATTGCTGACGCGAGTGAGACGCAAGGGGTTGCGTCTCTACAACGGGATGGTCACATGTAGAGACGCAACCCTTTGCGTCTCACTCGCGTCAGCAATACATCAATGCAATGTCAAATTGGTATAAGTTACCCTTTGTAGTTTACAACTTCACGAGCGAAACGCCAAGCGCGTTTTTATTGTTGGCCTGCCGCACTTCATAGGCAACCACCAACTGCCCATCGGCAGCAAGCCCGCTGGCATTGGTTCCGTTTGCCGAACCCGTAACTACCTGCATATCGGTGACTTTACCACCCTGAATGCTGCGATAGGCAATGGTCGATACTGGCGTCGATTCGGTGGGCTGATTTTGCTCCCAGAGCAGCACCGAAGCCGAGGGCGTTGGCACCAAATACGGGTTCTTAGCCGTAGCCTCGCTCAAAACAACCAATTTCCTGCCATTCTGGTCGGCCACCCGAATGCCGGGGGCATCGGTCGCGCCGGAGAACCAGGCCACCAGATTCTGCCCACCGCCTGCGCTCGACGTTGGCCCCGAATGCGGGCAACCGTTGACCCGCCAGTTGTCGGGCGAGAAAATACTGGCTTTCGAGAAGGTGGCTCCGTTGTCGGTCGAGCGCATGGCGGCAATGTCACGAATATTATCCTGATTCTCCCGATAATACAGGTGCAGCGTACCGGCTTTATCGACTAACAGGCTGATGTTGCAACAGTCGCACACGAACGGATCGAGTACCTGTTCATCGCCAAATTTGCCGCCCGCTGTGCGTACCAGACGTAGATCACGCTCGTGCGGCTTGCCAGGAATATCTTTCAGATAGGTTACGGCCACTTCACCATTCGCCAGTATGGTGGCATCGAAAAAGCCGCGCACGGTGTTGGGCGTGCGGTCGGCATGAACGGGCGCGGGCTGCGTCCAGGCGGTGCCATCAGCCGAAGTCGTATAAACAATCTGCAAATCGGATGGTCGCCCGCCCGCACGTCCCTCCTGTTTTGGTTTTTCACCTGCCGGGGCTGCGCCGTGGTTATGATGATCGGCCTGAGCCGGAGCTACGTCGGTGCCACGCAGGGCAAATACGGCCATTATAGAGCCGTTGGGCCGGAACAGCAGCCGGGGGCGCATCAGCCGCGACCCGCTCATGCCCGGTGAGGCAAAAATCTGTTTCTTCGTCCCGAACGTGCGGCCCTGATCGACAGACTCGGCCCAGTAGAAATATACCATGCCATTGGCGTCTTTTTCGGTCCACGACAGCGCGACCGTGCCTTTGGGTGTTTTTGCCAGCGTCGGAACAGCGAAGGTGCGGGTCGAATCAGCGAAGATAGTGCCGGCCTGAGTCGGCAACAGGGCCGTCAGCATGATGAAGGCCGTAAGAATGAATCGTGGGGAAAGGCTCATGCGAACAAGCTTATTTAGATTGATTTGAAACAAAGGTACAGATCGTTGTGTGAAATGCACATAGTTATTAAGAATTGTTCCAAATAATTTTTAACCGAATTCCCCTATAATTATTTCAATTAGTGTGATTTACGTTCTGTGATTATCGATTCCGTTGCTGACAGGCTGCGTATCAGCACAATATCCCTACTTCTCGAAATCGCCGGGGGTTTCGGGGCCGGTTTTGAAACCCACCGCCCGAATGTTTTTAACCGGGCTGTTGGGGTTGGCTGGGTCAGCCGCATACTCGAAAAGCAGCGTGACGGGCTTTTCGTTGCTCAGCACGGCATAGAACGAATCAAAGGCCGACGGGTCAATCCAGGCGGCAAGGTCAACGGGCTTCAGGCTCTGGGGCGGGTAGTTGCCCACCTGCCCCACACTACCGGGACCATACACGTTCTTGGGAAAGCTGAGCAACGTGGCCTTCACCACCGAGCTGTTAGTCATGAAGTCGCTGACGAGTTCGATGACCCGCGTGGCCTGACCGGCCTGCTGCGAGGTCGTTACCTTGTACGATTTTACGGTAATCTGGATGGTTGGCATACGTAATAGCGAGAAGTGGTCTGAAGAGGAACGTGGGGCTATTTTTCAAAATCACCGGGAGTTTCGGTATCGGTTGTTATATCTACCGTGTTCAGGTTCCAGCTTGTGGTTTTAGGCTGGTCTGTGTTGATGGTGTAGTTATAGCGACAGAACACCGGCTTCTCGGTTAGTAGTATGGCATACATACTGTCGAACAGGCCGGGACTGATCCATGATACCAACTCGACCGAACTCGTTTCAACGGCACCGAGGGTGGGTGCGAAGGGATTGACTGGCTGACTCAGCAGCGTGGCAGTGGTACGCTTGCCCCCCGCCACCTGCGGACTAACGAGCGTGAGGGTGCGCTCAGGGCCACCCGGTTTCTGAATCACGCTGACTTTGTAGGATTCGACCGTAAACTGATCGGTTTTGGAAACGGCTGGCATTGGGCTGGCGGTTGGTTGTTTAGGTGAACTGGCAAGTAGGTCATGGAGGGCAGACTGAAAGCAACCCCGGCACGGCGTTCGCAGAGCAAAATATATTACCTTTATGAGTCAATGTTCATAAAAACATATATCTTTTGAGTAAGCGGTAGAAAAAACTAAACCGCTTAACCCAAAAAGCCTTCATTTTCACGCGCAGATGTCTACTGTGCCCGGCCACCCGGCGTTTTCAGTCACTCATTATGTATCTTACTCATCAGTTGGGAAAAAACTCAGCCATGAATGGTTATCTTTGTGAATTACTCTTTTCAGCTAAATCCGTATTGTGGCATTAATTAAGTCTATTTCCGGTATCAGAGGTACAATTGGCGGGCGCAGTGGCGACGGGCTTACGCCAGTAGATGTAGTGAAATTTACGGCGGCTTTCGGGCAATGGCTGCGGCAGCGCAACCCCGACCGCCAAACCGTACTTGTTGGGCGCGATGGTCGTTTGTCGGGCGAAATGGTCTCGCGCTTAGTGGTCGGCACCTTGCAGGGGCTGGGTCTGAACGTCGTTGATCTGGGTTTATCGACTACGCCAACGGTGGAAATGGCCGTGCCTGATGAAGGCGCAGTGGGTGGTATTATCCTGACAGCCAGCCACAACCCTATCCAATGGAACGCGCTCAAGCTGCTCAACGAAACAGGTGAATTTATTTCAGCAGAGGACGGAGCCGAGGTGCTGTCTCTGGCCGAAAGCGAAGCATTTGATTTTGCCGAGGTGCGTAAGCTGGGCCAGTACCGGGCCGACGATACCTGGCTTCACAAACATGTTGAGAAAATTCTGGCCCTGCCGTTGGTTGACCGCGACGCTATTGCCAACCGGAATTTCCGGGTAGTAGTCGATGCGGTGAACTCAACTGGTGGACTGGCCGTGCCGATACTACTCGAAGCCCTTGGCGTTGAACACGTTGCCAAACTGCATTGCGAACCCACCGGCCAATTCGCCCACAACCCCGAACCGCTGCCCGAAAACCTCCGCGATATTATCAAGGAAATGGAAAAAGGTAATGCCGATCTGGGTATCGTGGTTGACCCCGACGTCGACCGGCTGGCCCTGATCTGCGAAGATGGTTCCCCTTTCGGTGAAGAATATACACTGGTTGCCGTTGCCGATTACGTGCTGAAAAACAGTCCGGCTAATGGCAATACGGTCTCAAACATGTCGAGTACGGTGGCCCTGCGCGACGTGACGAAACGCTACGGCGGGCAGCATTTTGCGTCGGCGGTGGGTGAAGTGAACGTGGTCGAGATGATGAAAGCGCAACAGGCAATCATCGGGGGCGAAGGCAACGGCGGTATCATTTACCCCGAACTGCACTACGGGCGCGATGCATTGGTAGGTATCGCGCTGTTTCTGAGCCATTTGGCCCGCTCCGGCAAGTCGGCGTCCATGCTGCGCCGGACGTATCCGAACTACTACATTTCCAAAAACAAAATCGAACTCACCCCCGACATCGATGTCGATGCGGTATTGGAGCGGATTCAGGCCAAATATGCCCGTAACCCCATCAATACCATCGACGGTGTGAAGATTGAGTTCGATAAAGAATGGGTACACCTGCGAAAATCGAACACCGAGCCTATTATTCGCATCTACTCCGAATCCGACACCCTCGCTACCGCCGACCACCTCGCCGGCAAACTCATCAGCGACATCCGGGAAGTACTTGCGGAGAAGCGATGAGTTTTTTTATAGAGGGGAACACGGATTAAACGGATGGTACTGACAAACACGGATTCTATCTAACAAAAAAATCTGTGTTTATCAGTACCATCCGTTTAATCCGTGTTCCCCTTAAAAATTATATCCCTCGCTGTGTACCCGTATTGGTACTGGTACCCAGATTTTCTACCTCTACATCGGTACTGCGGACGGTCTCGTGAACGGTTTCTACCCGTTCGTTCACCTCTTTGCCAATCGAAATTTCTTCAACCACATTAGCCGTTTTCGATACAACAGGCACTTCAGCGTGTTCGGTTAGTTCAATCTGACCTTCCTGGAATGCCGTCATGTCGGCGTCGGTGGCCGGGCGGTTTACGGGCGTGCGGGTTACGTGAACGCGCTCTTCGCGCAAACGTACACTTTCTTCGACGGGCCGCTCAATGATGCGGCTCCGTACCCGAACACCACCGGTTTCTACCTCACGCTTACCCACCTGCAAATCTTCCTGAATTACCTTGATCGTCTGATCGGTGCCGGTGGTCAGGTCGCGGTCGGTGGTCAGGTCCGCTGCGCCGTAGCCCATCGTGGCCGAACTGCCCGTTGCGCCCAGCGTAGCGTCGGTGCCCGTCATGGTGCTGCTGTAGCCGTACTGCTCGTCCTGCTCATCCACGTTGATAGCTCCGTTGTCGTCGAGGATGTCGGCAGCGCGTTCGGCCTCGTCATTACCTGTAACGTGTACTGTTACAATTGAGCTGCGTTCGCCTACGCGGGTGTATCGCTCCCGGCGGTCGTCATCGTCGCCACCAAACAGCGAACTGAAGAAATTACCGATGCTGCTGCCTACGTCTTTGGTGTCGTCAACAACCTCTTCGGCATAGGTTCCGCTGGTGTTCCGGTGGCGATCAGGCACCGTGCTGTTTGAGGTATCGGCATACGTTGTGCCATCGCTAAGCGAGCCCGTCTGGGCCGATAAATCGATGTTGCTGCGCGAGAAACCGTCACTTACTAATTCGTCTACTGCGTTTTGGGCGTCGGTGGCGTTGTCGAATACGCCGACTACTGTAAAAGCCATGATTGTACTGGGTTTACGTTGAGAAATTGATTTTGATTTATAACGAAGGCCATCGCTATGGCCGAACGTTCAGATTTGTGGCGGCAACCGTTCAACGGTCACGGCCTCGGTTCGTACTGGCACCGACTGCGTTTCTACGCGAGTTTGCTGGCGTTTCGTCACACGCACTTCTTCCAGCAGCATCAGCCGCTTTTCCACAATCAGCACTTCCTGTAACACCGGATACACAACCGTATCGCCCTCGTAACGAACCGCCGGGGCCGTGTCTACATATTGGTTCATAGCCACCCGCTCCACCTCATACGATTCGTTCATCAGCGGCACGTCTACCGTCTGCTCCTGCGTTTGCACGGACTTAACGATACGGATTCGACCTGTTTCCATCTGCTGCGTATCGACCGTTAGCTGTTCGGCGATGACAGGAATTGTCAGCGCGTCGAGTTGGTTTAGGTCAGGCCGTTGCGTTGCCTCGGTATCGCTCATTGGGCGTATGGATTTGGCGTATTAGTGTTACTCGTAGTAATAAAGAGACGAGCGGCATATTTGTTCTATAAATTCTGTAGAAATTATCTACATAACCCACTATTCAGTAAGTACAAATCGGTAAAAATCAACATCTCTTTAATCGTATCATCCGGTTAATCAAATTCTTAACCATAATGTAGGCTGTGTCTGATAGTTTTCCGACTAATCAGACATACCTATCATACGCACTACTTATGTTATGCCCGCCTGTCTTCCGTCTTGTTTTGGTTGTGTTGTTATCTCCGCTATTATCGGGCTGTATGACCGTGCGCGTTGTCACAGAACCCGACTGCGATACGCCCGCCAGCGTACCCTACACAAAAACCGTAGCCACGGCCTATTTCTGGGGATTAATGCAGCCTAAAGACATCGAACCGCCCTGCGATAAACGGTTCTATCACCTCAATGGAGTTACGGTACGCTCTACGTTTGGGCAGTATCTGTTGTCGGGCGTTACGCTTGGCATTGTCAACAAACGGCGCATCGAATGGTGCTGTGCGCCTTACGTCCCACCCACCGATTCGCTCTGAATATAAATTTTTTAGCAATTCCCGCCATGAGTCTCCCCAACGGTCTCGAACAGGTATCGGTGCATTCGCTAACGAATCGCCACCAGAATTTCACCCAGCCGCTCACGCCCGGCGCATCGTTTAAACTGCGCATTCCCAACGGCTTATCGAGCCGCGCGGCCTACCAGCAAACGACTGCCAACTTTCAGTGGCTGATCCAGTACGCCCTCGACCGGAATCTGCGGCTGCGGGCCATCGGCAAAAACTGGTCGTTCACCAAAGTGGGCGTTACCAACGGTGGCATGGTCGATACCAATGCGCTGATGCAGACGTTTACGCTCACAGCCGCATCGGTAGCTCCGGCCTACACAAATGCGGGCAAATCGGCGAGTAATCTGTTTTTTACCGAATGCGGCACTACGGTGCATATTCTGGAACAAAAGCTTGAGGCTATCGGCAAATCGATCCGGGCGTCGGGGGCGAGCAACGGCCAAACCATTGCCGGGGCTATCTCGACCGGTACGCACGGGGCCGCGTTCGGGTTCGGGGCCACGCAGGATATGGTTGTCGGTATTCACCTTGTCTGCGGTCCCGACCGGCACGTATGGCTCGAACGGGCCACGTATCCGGTTGTCAGCCAGTCGTTTACCGATGGCTTAGGCATTTCAGAAGTGCTGCGCGACGATGATCTGTTCAACGCGGCTCTCGTCAGCTTCGGCTCATTCAGTTTTATTCACGGCGTGTTGCTCGACGTTGAGGATTTATTCTGGCTGAAGTCGTACAGTAAAACGAGTGTGCCGTACAATACGCTCGAAAAAGCCATGAGCGAGTGTGACTTTTCAGCCTTGAAAGCAGAAATGAATCTGCCCGACGATACAGACCCGACAGCGGGCGAAGCCTATCATTTTCAGACGATTGTCAACCCACACCAGATCGACCTGACGGGTCAGAACAACGATAGAGGTCCGTTTGTGCGGGTGCTTTACAAACACAAAGCAAAGCCCGACGGCGAATCGGTGGCCGACGTGCGAAAAGCCGATTTTACGTATGGCGACGATACGCTGGGCTTGATTCAGACGCTTTTGGATAGACTTCGCCCCCGCATGCTCGTGCCAACGCTCGTCAATAAACTTTACCCGATGGCCCTTGAACATACCGACGGCTTAGTTGGCACCATGCGTGAATTTTTTGCACCTACCAACATCCGGGGAAAAGCGTGTAGCTCGGCCATCGGCATCGACGCCAAAGACAGCCTGCGCGTACTGGCCGAAATCTGCGCCCTCAACCGCGAATCGGCCTTTCCGGGGGTAATGGGCCTGCGCTGGGTCAAAGGCACACAGGCCACGCTTGGGTTCACGAAATTTCCGATTACCTGCGTACTCGAACTCGACGGAATCGAATCCAACCTGACCAATGCGTTTCTGCACCGCGTCTGGAACCGGCTCGATGCACTCCATATTCCATTTACGATGCACTGGGGTAAAGTGAATTTCGGCTTAGATGCCGCCCGCATTCGTCGGATGTACGGCAGCCGGGTCGATGCCTGGCTTATGGCCCGCGAGCGGCTGTTAGACGCGCCCACGCGGGCCGTTTTCACCAACGAATTTATGGAGCAGTGCGGCCTGGCAATAGTGCCGGTTCCGGTGGCTGACCCTGTTGCCTGAACGAAAAACGCCCGGTTTGCGCCGGGCGTTTTTCATCTATTTTGTTACTCCCACTCAATTGTAGCGGGGGGTTTCGAGGAAATATCGTAGACCACGCGGTTAACACCCTTCACGCGGTTGATGATTTCGTTCGATACGTCGGCCAGAAATTCATACGGCAGATGCGCCCAGTCGGCGGTCATCCCATCCACGCTCGTTACGGCCCGCAAGGCTACGACGCGCTCGTAGGTACGTTCGTCGCCCATTACGCCTACCGATTGCACGGGCAGCAGCATCGCACCCGCCTGCCAGACTTTGTCGTACAGTCCTTCACGCTTCAATCCATTGATAAACAGCGCGTCTACTTCCTGCAAAATCTGCACTTTCTCTGGGGTAACATCGCCCAGAATCCGAATTGCCAGACCAGGACCGGGGAACGGGTGACGACCCAGAATGGCGTCGGGCAGGCCGAGTGTTCGCCCTACAGCCCGCACCTCATCTTTGAAGAGCGTGTTTAAGGGTTCTACTACTTTCAGTTTCATGAAATCGGGCAGGCCACCCACGTTGTGGTGCGACTTGATGGTAGCCGACGGCCCTTTTACCGATACGGACTCGATTACGTCGGGATAGATCGTGCCCTGCCCCAGCCACGAGACGCCTTCAATCAGATGCGCTTCCTGGTCGAAGACCTCGATAAACGTTTTGCCGATGGCTTTGCGCTTGGCTTCTGGGTCGGTCAGCCCGGTCAGGGCGGTATAAAACTGCTCTTTAGCATCAACGCCTTTCACGTTCAGGCCCAGCGTTTTATACGATTCCAGCACGCCCGAAAACTCGTCTTTCCGCAACACGCCATTGTCTACAAAAATGCAGTACAGGTTTTTGCCAATGGCCCGGTGAATCAGCGTAGCAGCCACCGACGAATCGACCCCGCCCGACAGCCCCAGCACAACCTTGTCGTTGCCAAGTTTCTGCTGTAGCTGCGCCACCGTGCTCTCGACAAACGAGTCGGCGGTCCAGTTCTGCGAGCAGCCACAAATGTTCACTACGAAGTTATGCAACAGCACTTTGCCTTGCAGCGAATGCGTTACTTCGGGGTGAAACTGAATGCCATACGTCGGTTCATTCGCTACGTGAAAAGCCGCCACCCGAACACTATCGGTTGAGGCAATGATCTCAAAATCAGCCGGAACGCTCGTGATGGTATCGCCGTGCGACATCCAGACCTGCGAATGAGAATCGATACCCTGCATCAGCGGACTACCGGCAGTAACCGTACCCAGTTTAGCCCGGCCATATTCGCGGATAGCCGACGCCTGCACCTCGCCCCCGCTGGTCTGAGCCAGCAGTTGCGCCCCGTAGCAAACACCCAGGAGCGGCAGTTTTTGCCGGAACAGGCTCAGGTCAATGTTGGGTGCGTCGGCATCGCGCACGGAGGAAGGACTGCCCGATAGAATAACGCCTTTTACGTTGGGCGTCAGTGCAGGAATATTGTTGTAGGGATGGATTTCGCAGTAAACGTTCAGCTCGCGCACCCGACGGGCAATGAGTTGGGTGTACTGCGAGCCGAAATCCAGAATCAGAATCTGTTCGGTGGTCATGGATTGCTCTCTAAAGTACAAAGGTAGAGCATTTTCGCGCTCAATCTGGGTACAACAGGTACTTTTTCCGCATCACTTTGTAGGTCGTCAGACCCGTTTGCCAGCTTTTACGGATAGTCTTGGGCGATACTCCGGCCAGCAGTTGCAGCCGAAGCTGATCTGTTCCGGCCAGTCTGTCGATGTAATTTGTGGGCAGGAAAAACTTGCTTTTGTCGGTAGCACGGTTAAAAAAATCGAAGAAATAATCGAGCATCAGCCCCTGCCGCGACACGGTGATTTTCGACAAATCCAGCCCATAACACAGCTTACCTTCGAGGGGTGGGTTCATGGCACCGGGCTTATCGACGGGTGTGAACGTGAACGGGCCGTATTGGGTGTAGGGCGAACCAATTACCTGAAACTGCTTGTCGGTGCCGCGCCCTACGCTTACGGTTGTGCCCTCAAAGAAGCAGATAGACGGATAGAGCAGAATAGCCTGCTGGTTGGGCAGATTGGGCGAGGGCGGCACGGGCAGCACATAGGGCGTTTTGCGCGTGTAGCTTTTCACCGGAATCACCGTAAGGGGGCAGGTTTTACTACCCGCCAGCCAGCCTTCGCCGTTAATCATCCGGGCCAGTTCGCCCACGGTCAGGCCATGAACCACCGGAATGGGGTGCATTCCCACAAACGACTTAAACTTCGGGTCGAGTACGGGGCCGTCGATGTAGTGGCCGTTCGGGTTGGGACGGTCCAGCACCAGCAGCGGCTTATTGGTTTCGGCGCAGGCTTCCATCACATAATGCATGGTACTGATGTAGGTATAAAACCGGGTGCCCACGTCCTGTACGTCGAAAATAATGACATCGAGCGAGTCCATTTGCGCGGGCTTGGGCTTGCGGTTATCGCCATACAGCGACGTGATTCGAATCCCGGTTCGGGTATCGCGCCCGTCGCTGATGGTTTCGCCATCGGTAGCATCACCCCGGAAACCGTGTTCGGGCGCGAAAATCGTTTTGATGGTTATGCCCCGCGCCACCAAACTATCGACTAAATGCGTTTTGCCAATGCGCGACGTATGGTTTACGACCATGCCAACGCGTTTGCCGGCCAGGGTGGGCAGATAGAGATTGGTTTGGTCGGCTCCTGTTTGGAGCGACTGTGCTGTGCAGTGAACAGTTGTCAGCCAACAGCCAACAGTGAGCAACAAGAGCAGGTGTCGGTTAATAAGTTTGGCGGTTCTTCCCGGCACAGTGGGCTGGGTTACTGCGGTGTCCGTTTCAGGGACATTTGTGAACTGGTGAATCATTAGTGATGGCTTTCTGCAAAACTCTTACTTTTACGGACGATTACAAAACGAGTCAGTGAACAGGCGGCAACCAACAGCCAACAGTTGCTGCACTGATTCCGTTTGTACACATAGTACTGTTGGC from Spirosoma montaniterrae encodes:
- the guaA gene encoding glutamine-hydrolyzing GMP synthase, which translates into the protein MTTEQILILDFGSQYTQLIARRVRELNVYCEIHPYNNIPALTPNVKGVILSGSPSSVRDADAPNIDLSLFRQKLPLLGVCYGAQLLAQTSGGEVQASAIREYGRAKLGTVTAGSPLMQGIDSHSQVWMSHGDTITSVPADFEIIASTDSVRVAAFHVANEPTYGIQFHPEVTHSLQGKVLLHNFVVNICGCSQNWTADSFVESTVAQLQQKLGNDKVVLGLSGGVDSSVAATLIHRAIGKNLYCIFVDNGVLRKDEFSGVLESYKTLGLNVKGVDAKEQFYTALTGLTDPEAKRKAIGKTFIEVFDQEAHLIEGVSWLGQGTIYPDVIESVSVKGPSATIKSHHNVGGLPDFMKLKVVEPLNTLFKDEVRAVGRTLGLPDAILGRHPFPGPGLAIRILGDVTPEKVQILQEVDALFINGLKREGLYDKVWQAGAMLLPVQSVGVMGDERTYERVVALRAVTSVDGMTADWAHLPYEFLADVSNEIINRVKGVNRVVYDISSKPPATIEWE
- a CDS encoding FAD-binding protein, which gives rise to MSLPNGLEQVSVHSLTNRHQNFTQPLTPGASFKLRIPNGLSSRAAYQQTTANFQWLIQYALDRNLRLRAIGKNWSFTKVGVTNGGMVDTNALMQTFTLTAASVAPAYTNAGKSASNLFFTECGTTVHILEQKLEAIGKSIRASGASNGQTIAGAISTGTHGAAFGFGATQDMVVGIHLVCGPDRHVWLERATYPVVSQSFTDGLGISEVLRDDDLFNAALVSFGSFSFIHGVLLDVEDLFWLKSYSKTSVPYNTLEKAMSECDFSALKAEMNLPDDTDPTAGEAYHFQTIVNPHQIDLTGQNNDRGPFVRVLYKHKAKPDGESVADVRKADFTYGDDTLGLIQTLLDRLRPRMLVPTLVNKLYPMALEHTDGLVGTMREFFAPTNIRGKACSSAIGIDAKDSLRVLAEICALNRESAFPGVMGLRWVKGTQATLGFTKFPITCVLELDGIESNLTNAFLHRVWNRLDALHIPFTMHWGKVNFGLDAARIRRMYGSRVDAWLMARERLLDAPTRAVFTNEFMEQCGLAIVPVPVADPVA
- a CDS encoding exo-beta-N-acetylmuramidase NamZ domain-containing protein, with the translated sequence MLLLLTVGCWLTTVHCTAQSLQTGADQTNLYLPTLAGKRVGMVVNHTSRIGKTHLVDSLVARGITIKTIFAPEHGFRGDATDGETISDGRDTRTGIRITSLYGDNRKPKPAQMDSLDVIIFDVQDVGTRFYTYISTMHYVMEACAETNKPLLVLDRPNPNGHYIDGPVLDPKFKSFVGMHPIPVVHGLTVGELARMINGEGWLAGSKTCPLTVIPVKSYTRKTPYVLPVPPSPNLPNQQAILLYPSICFFEGTTVSVGRGTDKQFQVIGSPYTQYGPFTFTPVDKPGAMNPPLEGKLCYGLDLSKITVSRQGLMLDYFFDFFNRATDKSKFFLPTNYIDRLAGTDQLRLQLLAGVSPKTIRKSWQTGLTTYKVMRKKYLLYPD